DNA sequence from the Streptomyces cinnabarinus genome:
CTGGACATGGCCCCAGAGGCGGCCGTACCAGGAGAGCGTGGACCGGTGGCGGCGCTGCTTGGCGAGCTGGACGCGCCGGGCGGCGTGGTCGTCGCCGCTGCGCCGGTAGGCGGCGGTCAACTGCTCGTAGCCGTGCGGGTCGTAGGTGGTGCCGTCGCGGACCAGCATCGGCAGCCGGCGCTCGACGGGCTCGTGCGGGGTGAGGAAGGTGTAGGTGAGGTCCAGTATCCGCACCTCGTCGGGGAGCATCTCCGGCTCCAGGTCGAGCTGTTCGATCTGGGCGCGGCGCAGATTGAGCCGGCCCGTGATCCGCGGTCCCTCGCGCAGCCAGAGTTCGCCGATGACGACGCTGCTGGCGCGCAGCGCGGTGTTGCCGGGGTTCGACAGGGTCGTCCGCAGCAGGTCGAGGCGCCCGGGTATACGGGCACCGCGCAGGTCGATGCGGCCCTCGGCCCGCAGTCGCCGCCCGAGCACATTGGTGCCGACGTCCAGGGACTCGGCGTCGAGCGCGGTGCCGCCGGGGTGGCTCAGCCGGGCGTCCTCCAGATTGACCGATCCGGCCACCCGCGCGCCGCCGAGCCGGATACCGCCCTCGGTGTGCAGTCCCGGCGCGCACAGATCGTCCTCGACGGTGATCTGGCTGAGCCGCAGCACCGGCAACTCCGGTTCGGCGGCGACGAGTCGGGCCCGCTCCAGGAAGAGCGCTCCGGCGATCTGCGAGCCGCCGAGGTGGACCGAGCCGTCGATACGGCAGCCGGTGAGCCTGAGGCTGCCGTCCACGCGGACGCGGGCCGCCGACAGTCCGGGCAGCACGGAGTCGCTGAGGTTGAGGTACTTCAGCTGGGCGCCGGACAGGTCGGGTGCCGTGTCGAAGTGACACTGGCTCAGCCGGACGACGCTGTCGACGGTCGCGTACCGCAGGTCCAGGACGCCGGTGACGTAAGCGCCCGCGAGTTTGACGGCGGCGATCTCGCCCGGCTCGTGCGGCCCGTTCAGCAGCAGCGCCCGCAACACCCGTGCGCGGACGGTGCGTTCGGGGGCGCGGTCGTCGGCGCCGGTGTCCCGGAGGTCCACCGCGGTACCGGTGGCGAAGGCCCGCCAGACGCGCTGTTCGGCCGGTGTCAGATCGTTGATCTCCATCAGCCGCGACTCTGGCGGGCCGTGTGGGCGGTGTCAAACCTCTATGCGCCCACGGCCGGACCTACTTCGACTCGACGGCGTGGCCGCCGAACTGGTTGCGCAGGGCCGCGATCATCTTCATCTGCGGGGAGTCGTCCTGGCG
Encoded proteins:
- a CDS encoding membrane-associated oxidoreductase, which encodes MEINDLTPAEQRVWRAFATGTAVDLRDTGADDRAPERTVRARVLRALLLNGPHEPGEIAAVKLAGAYVTGVLDLRYATVDSVVRLSQCHFDTAPDLSGAQLKYLNLSDSVLPGLSAARVRVDGSLRLTGCRIDGSVHLGGSQIAGALFLERARLVAAEPELPVLRLSQITVEDDLCAPGLHTEGGIRLGGARVAGSVNLEDARLSHPGGTALDAESLDVGTNVLGRRLRAEGRIDLRGARIPGRLDLLRTTLSNPGNTALRASSVVIGELWLREGPRITGRLNLRRAQIEQLDLEPEMLPDEVRILDLTYTFLTPHEPVERRLPMLVRDGTTYDPHGYEQLTAAYRRSGDDHAARRVQLAKQRRHRSTLSWYGRLWGHVQDAAVGYGFRPLRAFAWLLSLLAVGSVAFALDRPPALKPAEAPEFNPVFFALDLLVPVISFGQEAAYAPEGWSQWLSYVLVLAGWILATTILAGVTRTVSRQ